The genomic window ATATGCACtactttgatttttctttttcttcttttctttataGTATCACTTGTTGTTAAGTGTCGCAACGATGTTCTGTGCATTTTAGGTGAAAATTATAGTGTGATATTTTATTCGGGATATATGTTGGCTAATCTATTAATTGGGTTAGTTAgaagaaatattttatcatgGGTAGCTTAAAAACAttcaaaaataactttttgtctCGTGGTCAATTGAAAGTCAATTTTCATATCCTTAACAATTAAAAGTAAATGTGGttgtgtaacaaaaaaaaaaaagtaaatgtggttgaaaattgaaagattgtcttataaaatggaaataattttttttaagagagtCTTATATTTAAGAATGACAGTAGtatattttcttcaattataataaaaacatataattattaattttatagcAATTTAGTTTTACatctaaattattaaaatttaaatccaataaaagtTCAATTGATTGATGCAAAGACATATATTTAAgtgtattattttgttttatatatttattttttgttctgggccgagcacaGATGCTCGTGCAGAAGAGGATGTCGAACAATAACGTTCCGAACTAGCCCATCATGAAGAGCTCGCGAGTCTTGCTCGGctctccaacggtctgatactctcaCGTATCGTAACGGTCGTAAACCGgaaatgatgagcatttactgcacatcaaggcctctaagccgttttccggcagccacttgatggccattaatgcgccatcaagggccttggccctgcgctgggggctatatatatgtgactccactCCATTCACAAGGTACACATATtctagctaagaaaaccttcacTCCACACttaaactgacttgagcgtcggagtacctgcaggtacacaacccccctccgcttcaacaggggccTTGCAAACAACAAACGCCGCCGCGATTGCATATTTCTGGTCAGCATGATCATTTTTCTACAAtaaatatgtaaattttttatttttatttatttatttgtttataaattattaaaaaaaattattgacaaaataatactccctccgtcccattttataagaactattttgactaaatgacactattcatttatcttgctttgaccatatttttttaacaatatataaatataaatataaatattagcatataaaatcttgtttgatttgttttgatgtgtattttcaaaatatcaagtttttcaAAATGTCAACTTTACCTTGAACCtcctaaaaaacaaataatttgaacAAAAGTTTTCTACATAAAGCGACAagtaaaaaacatatttataataatttttttatagaacttTTATGGAAATGAAAATCAATGTATTGAAAATTATAAggtagtatttaattttttaaataaaaaatttatttaaataaaatatttaaatagtGCACCGAAATCACTAATTAACAAgccttataaaaataaattgtcttGTGAATTTATTTAGGTGAAAAAAAAGTCCAATCCTCCTTGTATAGAAGTGATTGGCAAATTGTCTTTGAGTTCAACTCTAGGTACAAAAtaactattatttatttttttatcaaatattctaatatttcgtctttgaaatataaataaatatattcgagtataaatttcatttatatattttatatggaATATGCTATGCTTGCTTAGTGTTCACCTGaaaaattactattattttttgactaagtAGTCTGATGTCTAGAAATTTCATACTTAAAATGAGTAAGTGGAATGACCGAAGTTCGAATCGAGACTTCCTACCTacagtatatataatataatgtttttatCGACTGAATTAAATTCACatgataaaattattattattattattattagaccAAATTATTATCATTACTTCGTATAAAATACTATCATGGATAAAAAATGATTGATATTATTTGTCGAGTTTCGCCGCTTCTTCCTGTTATCCATCATCACATCACATCATACCTGACGATAATATAATCCTTCCCCGCTAAGATTCCTTTTTCCTTCATTTTCCTTCCCTTACCATTCTTTCTTCTTATTATCTCCACCTCCCTCTTTTCATTCTCACCCTCCACCTCCTCTTCTCATCACACACCAACCAAGGTACAGTACTACTCTTAATTTCATCTCCTTCATTTATTCACATATTCTAATTTTTGCTCTGTTTctcaattatttaatattattttccattttacaatttttgttaCATCAACAACTAATTTTGCCTATTTAAGACCATAATTTAGTTTTGTCAATTTAATCCACCTCAAAATCTTAGAAaacccaaaaaagaaaaaaacgaCACGATTTTCGCTATATGTAAATTTTTCCTACTTATAGAAAATTTCTGACTCAACTTTTCCAATTCCCTCTGAATTTTCTCGGAATCCAAACTAACTCACAATCTTATTTCCTCTCTCTCCTTTTTCCTTTAAATTCTTATAGGTACAAAGAATTCTCTGATTCCACGCGAATTTTCATTTCCTCAAAgaacaaaaaagagaaagaaatttCTCTCAGATCCATGGCGGAAGAACAACCATGTCAAGCACCTGAAGGTCACCGTCTCTGCACAAACAACTGTGGTTTCCTCGGTAGTCCGGCAACGATGAATCTCTGTTCAAAATGCTACGGTGATATTCGTATAAAGGAACAACAAGATGCTTCAACAAAATCCACAATTGAAAACGCTCTTTCGTCGTCCTCTTCTTCCGCCGTCGCATCGACCGCGTCTCCGTCGCTTTCTACATCCGAACCGATCGTTGTTTCCGTCGAATCAATTAATCCGACGCCAGCTTTGACAGAGATCGCAACGAGTTCTATAACCGTCGGTTCGGCTGGTTCGGTTCAACCGAACCGGTGTGTGACGTGTAGAAAGCGCGTGGGGTTGACCGGGTTTAGGTGTAGATGCGGGTCTACGTTTTGTGGGTCCCACAGGTATCCAGAGAGACACGGCTGTAGCTTTGATTTTAAGACGGTGGGGAGAGAAGAAATAGCTCGAGCGAATCCTTTGATTAGAGCGGAGAAGCTTCAGAGGATTTGAATTGATCATAGCCGTTCGATGAGATGGGGGTGTTGTGGACCGTTTGTTGTATTAGTTGATCGCGGCCGTCCACGTGGATTGTATTTGAGAAAGAGATATCATATGTATGATTgattatgaattatgatgatGATTACTATTATGTAATGTAAATTAAATGTATGATTTTTCTTCTAATTATTTTAAGATTAAGATGGCAACTggtttgttttcttgttttgaTTTGCGTTTGTAAGAGGGGAAAAAATATGGATTGAAGTTTTTAGGTACAACTTGGTGATTGAGTTGAGGGGTATCGTTGAAAATAAAGTGGAACGTTTTTATGTTGCTTTcgataataaaaaattaatatatttaatgtgAAGgagatattatattttttttttttgaacaagccaaaataaGATATATTAACCAAATCAGTCTCCCTGGCACAAGACGTACCATGGCAGACTACAAAAAGTTTACAAGAATAGTCAAAACaatcaaaaaaacaaatacaacAGTCATACAAAGCCCAAACAATATcgaggactagaccaccagctatggtattttaaagctaacgtaatattcgtcgacttcaaccacctaaatgaaaatagcttgatcttgtccaacaaaaccTGTGGTAAATCTCTTGATCCTCTAAACAGACGATGATTTCTCTCCGTCCATACGACCCAAACGCAAGCAAGCCAGATGAGCTGAAGGAAAGAACGGCGCGCTCGAGATCCACCTGCTGATGATGTGAACTGAATAAAGTGGTCGCGCAGAGAAACAAAATCCACCAAAGGAATGCCAATCCATGACCgcactaaatcccaaagagagCCGACATAATCACAAGATATGAATAAATGATGAGCCGACTCAGCCTCACCACACCCAAAAAGACACGTATGAGCTGTAGGAGATAAAACCCGACGAGTAACCAGATTCACTCTCGTAGGCAATCTGTCACGCAATAAACGCCACGcaagaatggaaaccttcaaaggaacctgagggtGCCAAATGAGATTATCCGCAGCATCCATAGTAACCAAATCATGAGATATCAGGAGCTGATAAGCCCCCCTAACAGTATAGCCTGTGTCAGGATCAGgctgccactgccacctgtcCAAAGAAATAGCCTGCAAGGAAATGTTAGAAAGTAAagtctgacactcccccaacatctcctcctcccacgccctcaactgccTCCGCCACACCCACGCTCCACCATCTGCGCCCCACCCTAAAGCACCCATCTCAGCTACCGTACAATATTTGTTTGTCGTTAAGACAAACAGACGCTCAAAACGCTCACACAGCGGAGTACTATCCACCCAGGGATCGGTCCAGAAAAAAGTCTCTGACCCGTCCCCCACCCTCCTCACCACATGCTCCCCAAACCACCTACCACCTGGCTCACCGCCTCCCTCCCTAATGCGTactatctccctccaccacaggGCCCCCTCCGACCTCCATCCCGAATTCTGCCTCCCTCAACCCCATACCTAGCTGCCAACAGTCTAAACCACAGTCCCCCCGCTGTCtactgtaacaccctaacccatactacccttaaaaacgtaattttaaaaacttttcaacaagtgtaaaggcagagtgccacgcggtaattaaaacacaagcatacacacagagcatcatgaaatttaacatgaaaagcaacagcggattccaatcaaaccaagcatgcatatatatacatatatatatacataagccatattcatccctaaggatgtcacttatacaagaactagcataacaaaaaggtaacaccgatatacgatgaaagccaagcgaaatccccgactcgatgttacattaccagagcatttactatttacaaactctagtcaaaagctagtactaagaggagtaatctacgctaagtctcctcaccaaaaggtacttcaacaccacgctagaacagcagtctaaacgtcggcacaatcctcagcctgaatatctgaacccccaaaggtccagcaaataacacaaagcagagagttagaaaacataatcgcatatcatacgagcataagaaaggtcttgcactttcgaactacatcatacatattctaactcacgccaaaacatcgcactaaacgattatcaattaataaggttcaacacaattTAACCACacaatgtcacataccatttatcaaatatatgcgcatttaccctaaggtatctaatgccaattaattcactgtcatgccatccctagacataactaaatgcatgtggtaccaagatgtcacaccaacagtggaccaagaacagttttatatcatgctggatatgtcggaacttaccgaaccatcttatctcccttggataagccaacacagttttatatcctgttggatagcaactccggactcatggattcatctaatccgatcctcggcttcattatggacacataatccattttcgttattggaacccaagtttccaatgttcacatacaatcatgaatgcatgtatgcatacacatatcaaccatatgatattctctagctcgaagctacacttttatgaatgcgggaacacaaatcctaacacattcacttaacattgcaaattaatgccaaaacataacattgctcactttaagctacacttattgcatacacgtttatcaatcatataacgattaacaataagcattaacagtatcaacatgtatcaacaatcatgtaaggatactcttaaaccatgttacaagtgcctaatcacacttacaaacatcaacaagaattgctgtcacagaggccttcgctaagcgaagccttagcgagacatggcgaaccacaccagggaataacctgctcatggcgagcattggcgagcttcaacgaactattcgctgagcgaaggcttagcgagcctaagcgaacctcacccgggaatcacctgctcatagcgagcttcggcgagatccagcgaacctgttcgctacagcgaactcctggtcgcttagcgaactacaccagaaagaaaatatctgttcttgagtttctaaggcggtttaacatt from Trifolium pratense cultivar HEN17-A07 linkage group LG1, ARS_RC_1.1, whole genome shotgun sequence includes these protein-coding regions:
- the LOC123903220 gene encoding zinc finger A20 and AN1 domain-containing stress-associated protein 4-like, which translates into the protein MAEEQPCQAPEGHRLCTNNCGFLGSPATMNLCSKCYGDIRIKEQQDASTKSTIENALSSSSSSAVASTASPSLSTSEPIVVSVESINPTPALTEIATSSITVGSAGSVQPNRCVTCRKRVGLTGFRCRCGSTFCGSHRYPERHGCSFDFKTVGREEIARANPLIRAEKLQRI